The DNA sequence AAGCAGCTAAAAATCCCCCTATGCAAAGAAATATAATTGTAAGCATAAATCCTCCTAAGTATATAATTTTTAAATTTATTATAATTATAAAACATAATCATATAAATATTAAGAGATTCATATATTTTAAGTAAGGTATAATATATAAAGGAGAGTGATTTAGGTGGCTAAAGATATAGTTATAGATTTTTTAACAAAATTATCTGCAGATATAGAAAGCAAAGCAGATATAGATATCAATTATAGCCAGCAAAGAGATTACTTTTCTAGTGGTAAGATATTAGGTCAACCTATATATTATGTATTTAAGTATTTTAGAAAAGAACAGCAATTAGGGTTGTATTTAGAATCAAGAGATTCTGAGGGAGCTCAATTTTTAAAAGATATATTTTATGAGAAACATGAATTAATTTCAAGAAAAGTAGGATATGAAATTGTAATCAGTGAAAGAAAACAAAATAAAGATTGGGTTAGAATGGGATTTGAAATAGATGTAGACAACTTCAATGAACTTATGGAGTATAGAAAGTTATATTTTCATGCTTTTTTAAAGTTTAAAACATCTATTGAGAAAATAGTTGAAAAGTATGTAGATGCTATATTTAATTTTACGGGAAACTTTGGATATACTAAAAATGAATTATTAAGAGAAGTATTTATGGATGAAGAAGTTTTAGATGATATAATTTTTAATTTAAACACTAAAAAAAATATAATATTACAAGGGCCAACTGGAGTTGGAAAAACATTTATAGCTAAACGTATTTGTTATTTCCATCAAGGTAATAGAGATAATTCAAATATAGAGATGATTCAATTTCATAAAAATTATACATATGAAGAATTTATAAGAGGATATAAAAAAGGGAAAAGTGGAGAAGATTATATAAAAAATGGTATATTTTATGAATTTATAAAGAAAGCTCAAGAATTTCCGGAACATAAGCATTATTTTATAATAGATGAAATTAATAGATGTAATATAAATGAAATATTTGGAGAGGTATCTATTATTATAGAAAATAATAAAAGAGGAAGAGAAAATTCAATAAAACTCTTATATAGTAATTTTGATGAAAATTTTTATATACCTGAAAATGTATATATAATAGGAACTC is a window from the Paraclostridium sordellii genome containing:
- a CDS encoding AAA family ATPase, producing the protein MAKDIVIDFLTKLSADIESKADIDINYSQQRDYFSSGKILGQPIYYVFKYFRKEQQLGLYLESRDSEGAQFLKDIFYEKHELISRKVGYEIVISERKQNKDWVRMGFEIDVDNFNELMEYRKLYFHAFLKFKTSIEKIVEKYVDAIFNFTGNFGYTKNELLREVFMDEEVLDDIIFNLNTKKNIILQGPTGVGKTFIAKRICYFHQGNRDNSNIEMIQFHKNYTYEEFIRGYKKGKSGEDYIKNGIFYEFIKKAQEFPEHKHYFIIDEINRCNINEIFGEVSIIIENNKRGRENSIKLLYSNFDENFYIPENVYIIGTLNTSDINLNKIEYPIRRRFGFIDIDPVFENIDLRNYMGDYIGVEMADKVVCKMSQVNKLIEDEPSLGKKYRIGQSYFMINEKIDEYQVHSWYRQVIKRDIEPLLRDYIGEKDESYIESIMKILLSD